A stretch of the Malus sylvestris chromosome 10, drMalSylv7.2, whole genome shotgun sequence genome encodes the following:
- the LOC126587133 gene encoding uncharacterized protein LOC126587133 codes for MSSSSSSAMTSLNFSNIETLTGSNYKKWKEDMEIALGMMDFDLALREDKPAALTPTSTIEEKLKFAQWEKANRMAFMIMRRAMTSSVKGGIPKSDSAKEFFNAVGSKFKEFEKAETGNFSQN; via the exons ATGTCGAGCTCTTCCTCTTCAG CTATGACTTCTCTTAACTTCTCCAATATCGAAACACTAACCGGGTCCAACTATAAGAAGTGGAAGGAAGACATGGAGATAGCCCTCGGCATGATGGACTTCGATTTAGCCTTGAGGGAAGACAAACCTGCAGCCTTGACTCCTACAAGCACAATAGAAGAAAAACTGAAGTTTGCTCAATGGGAAAAGGCAAACAGAATGGCTTTCATGATCATGAGGAGGGCTATGACAAGCAGTGTTAAAGGTGGTATTCCAAAAAGTGACAGTGCAAAAGAGTTCTTTAATGCAGTGGGAAGCAAATTCAAGGAGTTTGAGAAAGCTGAAACGGGGAATTTCTCACAAAACTGA
- the LOC126587840 gene encoding 9-cis-epoxycarotenoid dioxygenase NCED1, chloroplastic-like, whose protein sequence is MPSTATAAATGTRVKPVTSTTRHRRLSSLNSSNSFRNQLGFSPSSSSIFKSKTISCSLQTPSLVQIPKHSPTYQRPSTSTSTKIPRENKTQKSPTSSKPVPQQWNLLQRAASMALDAMESALLSKEKQHPLPKTSDPKVQIAGNFAPVPEHPVEHYLPVTGKIPDSIQGVYVRNGANPLHEPVAGHHLFDGDGMVHALQFKDGTASYACRFTETSRISQERDLGRPLFPKAIGELHGHSGIARLLLFYARGMFGLVDPTHGIGVANAGLVYHNGHLLAMSEDDLPYHVQITETGDLKTVGRYDFEGQLKSTMIAHPKVDPATGDLFALSYDVVQRPYLKYFKFSPNGEKSPDIEINLEQPTMMHDFAITEGHVVIPDQQVVFKLQEMIGGGSPVIYDKNKMSRFGILDKNAKDASGIRWVDCPDCFCFHLWNAWEEPETDEIVVIGSCMTPPDSIFNECDENLESVLSEIRLNLKTGKSTRRRICSENLNLEAGMVNRNKLGRKTQSAYLALAEPWPKVSGFAKVDLSTGEVKKHIYGDEKYGGEPLFLPRDPNSEDEDDGYILAFVHDEKKWKSELQIVNTMDLKVEATIQLPSRVPYGFHGTFISAKDLKKQA, encoded by the coding sequence TCTGCAAACACCTTCTCTAGTCCAAATTCCCAAACACTCCCCTACCTACCAACGACCTTCAACTTCAACTTCCACTAAAATCCCAAGAGAAAATAAGACCCAAAAGTCCCCAACTTCTTCAAAGCCAGTGCCACAACAATGGAACTTGTTACAGAGAGCAGCATCCATGGCTTTGGACGCAATGGAGAGCGCTCTGCTTTCCAAGGAAAAACAACACCCACTTCCCAAAACATCCGACCCAAAAGTCCAAATAGCCGGAAACTTCGCTCCGGTGCCGGAGCACCCCGTCGAACACTATCTACCGGTGACCGGAAAAATCCCCGACTCAATACAAGGCGTCTACGTCCGAAACGGCGCCAACCCACTTCACGAGCCGGTCGCCGGTCACCATCTCTTCGACGGCGACGGCATGGTCCATGCCCTCCAGTTCAAAGACGGAACCGCCAGCTACGCTTGCAGGTTCACCGAAACCAGCCGTATCAGCCAAGAACGTGACCTCGGCCGTCCCCTATTTCCCAAAGCCATTGGCGAGCTCCACGGCCACTCCGGCATCGCCCGCCTCCTCCTTTTCTACGCCCGAGGGATGTTCGGGCTCGTGGACCCCACCCACGGCATCGGCGTCGCGAACGCCGGCCTCGTCTACCACAACGGCCATCTTCTCGCCATGTCGGAAGACGACTTGCCGTACCACGTCCAAATCACCGAAACAGGAGACCTCAAAACGGTCGGCCGCTACGACTTCGAAGGGCAGCTGAAGTCCACAATGATCGCCCACCCGAAGGTTGACCCCGCCACGGGGGACCTCTTCGCGCTCAGCTACGACGTCGTTCAGAGGCCTTACTTGAAATACTTCAAATTCTCCCCAAACGGCGAGAAGTCCCCCGACATCGAAATCAACCTCGAGCAGCCCACCATGATGCACGACTTCGCCATTACCGAAGGACACGTCGTAATCCCCGACCAGCAGGTGGTGTTcaagctgcaggagatgatcggcGGTGGGTCCCCCGTGATTTACGACAAGAACAAGATGTCTCGTTTTGGGATCCTCGACAAGAATGCCAAGGACGCGTCGGGAATCCGGTGGGTCGACTGCCCCGACTGCTTCTGCTTCCACCTCTGGAACGCGTGGGAGGAGCCGGAGACGGACGAGATCGTCGTTATCGGCTCGTGCATGACGCCGCCGGACTCCATTTTCAATGAATGCGACGAGAATTTAGAGAGTGTTCTGTCCGAAATCCGGCTCAATTTGAAAACCGGCAAGTCGACGCGCCGCCGCATTTGCTCCGAGAATCTGAACCTGGAAGCTGGGATGGTGAACCGGAACAAGCTAGGGAGAAAAACCCAGTCCGCGTATTTGGCCCTGGCGGAGCCGTGGCCGAAAGTTTCGGGTTTTGCGAAGGTGGACCTCTCCACTGGTGAGGTGAAGAAGCATATCTACGGTGACGAGAAGTACGGTGGCGAACCTCTGTTTCTTCCCAGGGACCCCAACTCGGAGGACGAGGACGATGGTTACATTTTGGCCTTCGTTCACGACGAGAAGAAGTGGAAGTCGGAGCTGCAAATCGTGAACACCATGGATTTGAAGGTGGAAGCTACAATTCAGCTGCCCTCGAGAGTTCCGTACGGTTTTCATGGAACGTTTATAAGCGCTAAGGACTTGAAGAAGCAGGCCTGA